Proteins from one Mercurialis annua linkage group LG7, ddMerAnnu1.2, whole genome shotgun sequence genomic window:
- the LOC126657146 gene encoding S-protein homolog 74-like, with protein sequence MKKFKCLIIFLLALATRRIEAREFRNKVVMFQRYHVYIMNGFKNESIRTHCRSSDTDLGIQKLNPMQKQEWNFRMNFWGTTLFHCTLSWKEGHKRFKAFLPQLYKFIWAHCFDYKYCFWKATEEGVFLMNPDANSYELKFTWKKCQNENTTILDSLYE encoded by the coding sequence atgaagaaatttaAATGTCTCATAATCTTTCTCCTAGCATTAGCTACCCGAAGAATAGAAGCGAGAGAATTCAGAAATAAAGTAGTTATGTTTCAACGGTATCATGTGTACATAATGAACGGATTCAAAAATGAAAGCATTAGAACGCATTGTCGATCTTCCGACACCGATCTCGGAATTCAGAAACTGAATCCCATGCAGAAGCAAGAATGGAATTTTAGAATGAACTTTTGGGGGACAACATTATTTCATTGTACATTGTCATGGAAAGAAGGACATAAGCGTTTCAAGGCATTTTTGCCACAATTGTATAAGTTTATTTGGGCTCATTGCTTTGATTATAAGTATTGTTTTTGGAAAGCGACTGAAGAAGGTGTTTTTTTAATGAATCCTGATGCTAATAGTTATGAATTGAAGTTTACTTGGAAGAAATGTCAAAATGAAAATACAACCATTCTTGATTCTTTGTATGAATAA
- the LOC126657675 gene encoding glycine-rich protein 5-like: MMSRISCILLVLVVISVGHASAARNVPKESTKTAVGLDDQKNFVAYGGVGGFAGVGAGGGAGGGVGAGGGVLPVGGIGGLGGDSGLGGLGGGIGGLGGGGGSGLGGGIGGLGGLGGGGGSGLGGGIGGLGGGIGGLGGGSGDCGDGSLLHP; this comes from the coding sequence ATGATGTCAAGGATCAGTTGCATTCTTCTGGTTCTTGTTGTTATTTCTGTTGGGCATGCTTCAGCTGCAAGAAATGTTCCCAAAGAAAGCACTAAAACTGCAGTAGGGCTCGATGACCAAAAGAATTTCGTGGCGTACGGCGGAGTAGGTGGCTTTGCTGGTGTTGGTGCCGGTGGTGGTGCTGGCGGTGGTGTTGGAGCTGGTGGCGGAGTACTGCCTGTTGGTGGCATTGGTGGGCTTGGTGGAGACAGTGGTCTTGGTGGACTTGGTGgaggtattggtggacttggtggtggtggtggtagtGGTCTTGGTGGCGGAATTGGTGGACTTGGTGGTCTTGGTGGCGGTGGTGGCAGTGGTCTTGGTGGCGGAATTGGCGGACTTGGTGGAGGTATTGGAGGACTTGGTGGTGGTTCGGGAGACTGCGGTGATGGTTCTCTCCTCCATCCTTGA
- the LOC126654469 gene encoding glycine-rich protein 23-like, whose protein sequence is MARWFACVLLVLAVVVHTSARNVPSVNNMPTNTEGKPSDAGVTDQKNFLTYGGVGGFAGLGANGLPVGGFGGLGGVTGLGGAGGVGGVGGTGGVGDLGGGAGGLGGLGGGGAGGGVGGGVGGGVGGGAAGGVGGTVGGGSGTGVLPFP, encoded by the coding sequence aTGGCGAGGTGGTTTGCTTGTGTTTTGCTAGTATTAGCAGTAGTAGTGCACACTAGTGCTAGGAATGTGCCTAGCGTAAACAATATGCCTACTAATACTGAGGGTAAGCCGAGTGATGCTGGTGTTACTGACCAGAAGAACTTTCTGACCTACGGTGGTGTCGGTGGCTTTGCTGGTCTTGGCGCTAATGGACTTCCGGTAGGTGGTTTTGGTGGACTTGGTGGTGTCACCGGCCTAGGCGGTGCTGGTGGTGTTGGTGGTGTTGGTGGAACTGGTGGTGTTGGCGACTTGGGTGGTGGTGCTGGTGGTTTGGGAGGTCTTGGCGGTGGTGGCGCTGGTGGGGGTGTTGGTGGCGGTGTTGGTGGTGGCGTTGGTGGTGGAGCTGCCGGTGGAGTTGGGGGTACTGTTGGTGGTGGAAGTGGAACTGGCGTTCTTCCTTTCCCATGA
- the LOC126657147 gene encoding uncharacterized protein LOC126657147 yields the protein MGLVETKKEIIDDFTIRRLWPNLDFDYCYSSSNGASGGLVCVWKSSLISVTNIRKSDRWITLDFIWFFKPIRFILIYAPNCSIARASLWTDLLHEIVCDGLCFLSGDFNKIISPIERSNCSSYSSSMIAFADFINVTGLLEVPLQRRFFTWQNSISKSKIDRCFVSPLIYSTWQDLHLKALSKSFSVIFSSMGKVDWGPRPFKSINAWWDHPDFMDFVTSSWQSSNSDCCLLVKLRELRKKIKDWNTHVFGDLNSKAVSIQLNIDNLESTSDNKHHTAEESQSLTVLKSELFTVT from the coding sequence ATGGGTTTGGTGGAAACTAAGAAGGAGATTATTGACGATTTTACGATTCGTAGGCTTTGGCCAAACTTGGACTTTGATTACTGTTATTCTAGTTCTAATGGTGCTTCGGGAGGTTTAGTTTGCGTTTGGAAGTCTAGTTTGATTTCTGTTACAAACATCAGAAAGAGTGATAGATGGATTACATTGGATTTTATTTGGTTCTTTAAACCAATTCGGTTCATTTTGATTTATGCTCCAAACTGTTCTATCGCTAGGGCGTCTTTATGGACAGATCTTTTACATGAGATAGTTTGTGATGGTCTTTGCTTCTTGTCAGGCGACTTTAACAAAATCATAAGTCCTATAGAGAGATCAAATTGCAGTAGTTATTCTTCTTCAATGATTGCTTTTGCTGATTTTATTAATGTGACCGGTTTGCTAGAGGTTCCTTTACAAAGGAGATTTTTCACTTGGCAAAATAGTATCTCCAAATCCAAGATCGACAGATGTTTTGTTTCCCCTTTGATTTATAGTACTTGGCAAGATCTTCACTTAAAGGCTTTGTCGAAATCATTCTCGGTTATTTTCTCTTCGATGGGGAAAGTAGATTGGGGTCCTCGTCCATTTAAGTCGATAAACGCTTGGTGGGATCATCCGGACTTCATGGATTTTGTTACTTCTTCTTGGCAATCTTCTAATTCGGATTGTTGTTTATTGGTCAAACTCAGAGAGCTCaggaagaaaataaaagattggAATACCCATGTATTTGGAGACCTGAACTCAAAGGCTGTTTCTATTCAGCTTAATATTGATAATCTCGAATCTACTTCAGATAACAAACATCATACTGCGGAGGAGTCTCAATCTTTGACTGTTCTTAAGTCAGAGTTATTCACTGTCACATAA